AAATCCTATCATTACTATCTTCTTTGTATGAATATTGAACAGGTTGGAAGGAAAAACTGCCCCCTTTTGATGCACAGAGAAGATATATTGGATATCCCCGCCACTCAATGCCAACAGAACAGAACAGAGAGAAGGGAACTTTACCTAAATTACATAGCTGTGTTAGTGGTAATGACAATTATTGTTTCCAGAAGGTCTTTGTTGCAACTAGAATCTTTTCTTGGGCGTGTGATTCGGGCTCTTTATCGTATATGGTAGCCTTCCACCTCACTGCCTCGGAAACACGAGCAACTTTCTCTGTTACTTCAGGGGTATCCCTCACCACAACAGTTCCCTCCGGCCGCAAAATTCGGTCCATTTCGACCATCAAATCAACAAGACTACATCTGCAATAGAGTCATGAAGCAATAGGAATGAGCTTATTACTTATGTCAGACAATTGTTTAAATGCATGTTGGGACACATTATCatatgaaagaagagaaaaaaaaaatccaatattCACGCAAAGCTCTACAAACTAAttattcaaacaaatttaaccatGTTCCAGAAGTAATTATTCAATTTTACATTAATCAGCTTTGAACTTTTGATATTTGAGTGGTAGGTTTGAGAGGCTTCCATTGAATATATATAGAATTAGGTTGTAGAGTAATAGCCCAAATAGGTCCCTAAAGAATTCACGATCCGACAAATTTGTCCCTAAGAAAATTTAACTAGGATTTTGGGCCCGGCTTTTTTCGTTATACGCTAGATACATCCCCAGTCCAGTTTGACCTGGTTAAGACTAACGGCGAAATCTTATGTGTCTGTTAACTTGATGACATGTTCAATTAAGAGAGATGTGTCGAGCGCAGAACAGTTTGGTCCCTGGCCCACATGGCCAAAATGACGTCGTATCAGATGAGAGAACGACGTTGTTTCGAGGAGGACAATTTCATCCCCAGGTTGGATACCAGAGGCACGAAACATTGCCCTTTTAAAGGGGAACCTATCTGACTGATAAAGTGGTTTTGGGGAGGGCCCTATATGACTGAGAAAAGGTTACATTAGTCTAAATTCCATTCATAGACAATGTTTTGTGATTTTGAAAACACAAGTTGATGCATCCGGACTTACTAGCATGCAAAATGCAAATCTTTCCTCTCATGCCACTCAAATTGAAAATCCTCTCTCTCATGTCACCCAAAAAGTTCCAAATAATCTCATGGTAAGCTAATTGCAAATGCCTTCATGTGTACGTTTAGTTGAAAATTGTATAATCCAGTCCCATAACAATATAAAGACAATTTATATTTCTATCAAGGAAGACAGGCTCAGCAACCATTTAGATGTCCAAAGCAGACGATAGTTAGGCCCAAGGTTTAGGGGAGTGTTGGTGTTGAGACAATGGCAGCAGCAAGCAGTGGCACAGCATCCAGAATGTTCAAATTCATTCCAACTCCCGGACTGAACCTCTTTAAGAAATGATGCTTTCTTGAATCAGTATGAAACTTATTATGGAGGGGATAAGACCATGTTTTGTTATTGTGACGGAAACAAACCTCCACTTTTAATGTTTTTCTTCTTTCTACTTTAGGTTAGTGTGTCTTGAAAGAAATAGACCGTCTTTTGTTTGGTTTGGTTTATATTGCTACTAAGCTTAGCTACTTATTTGGATACAATATTTTGATACTCTGTTATGTTAGCATTTTGATATATGGTGAAACAACATATCTAGTTTGGATATACACGGTGTTTCTTTTATACTAATTCGCCACCATTGAATTCATTCATATTTAACTAGAATCAGTCATTGCAATACAATCATTTCTCAACCAGATAGGTTTCCCAAAAAAAACACTTTTGTCAGTCAGATAGgccccaaaaaatattttatcagtCAGATAGATCCCTCCTTTAAAACAGTTACGTTTCATGCCTTTGGCGTCCAACCTGGGGACGAAAATGTCCTCCTCGAAACGACGTCATTTTGACCACGTGGGCCAGGGACCAACTATCCTGCGCTTGACACGTCTCTCTTAACCGGACACATCATCAAGTTAACAGACATGTAAGACATTGCCATTAGTCTTAATCGGATCAAATTGGGCTGGGGACGTATCTAGCATATAACGAAGAAAGTCAGGCCCAAAATCCTAATTAAATTTTCTTAGGGGCAAATATGTCGGATTGTGAATTTTTTGAGGACCTATTTGGGGTATTACTCTTAGTACTATTTAGATCAAGCATGCTAAGCTTCAATACAATAACACTAGTTAATATACGCTAATGAACATTTCTAACCAACTACAATAACCTTTTGATTTGGAAATTCAATCAAATTCTACTTATCCTTATAATGAACTAAATATCCCCCCCTCCCCTCCCTCTCTTTATCTcttcaacaaaataaaagaacgaaaacaaaaatgaaaaagaaaagaaagaggaaaaaaattccaaaggaaagaaagaaaagagttcCCAATTCAACAGAGCAACAGCTATGCTGTTTTGTACATAAAAGTACCTGCTTTCGCCAGAAGTTGGATCTTTTATAAGCGAGCCAATGTTGGTAGCATGGAGAAGATCATAAGTACGAGGATACGTTGAAAAAGGTTCACACCTGTGTGCATAATCAGTAAAGATTAGATGCAGAAAAATTCATCCATTACAACATCACATGCAAGTTCAAATGAGTTAAATGAAATGTTTTATAGAATATACTCTGAGCTTAACATCAAGTAAAAGTTCAAATAAGAGCTGACTGAGACATCCTCATGACAGCAAATGGAAAGGCAAACCACAAATATTGTGAACGAGTCAAAACTTGAGGGAAAAAGCAACTTGCATGCAAACTGATTCAGCCGAAATACCAGTTGAACAAAGTAGTTTGGCAGTAAGGTTAAAAGACAATTATCATTACAACAATATTTTTCTGCCACGTATCTGATTTCAAGACCTTAGCAACAACGAAAAGAACGGAAATTTCCGTGCCAAACAGTAACACATGTGCCAAAGATCTCAATCCTAAAGATTCTGGACAATCCCTTTAAAACAGGATGCTTGAAACTCTCAGGAAAAAGACTCACCAATCATGATATAGTCCAATAAGGCCTCTGTCATAGATCACATCAAGAGTTGACGGCTTATCAGCAGGAACTACATTCATTACCCACACAGGATCAGATATCAATGCTGCTGCAAAACCTCCAAATAGAGCATTCATGTCCATAACATTGCGCACAGCTGGAGTCCCCAACTTTATGTGTAGAGATTTTTTATAGTGCATAACTCTCCTTATCCACCTTTTATTGTCAGCCTCGTACAAATGAGCCTCATTTTTCATTACTGTGGACCTTGGAGGTACAGTGTTAAGCCTCTCTGGCCACTTGGGAATCTGTCCAATAGCATATTCTCCTTTGACAGAAGATGTCCTTGTGACACACCTCTTCAATTTGAAGTacctgtaaaataaataaagcttaATTTCACCCTTCAAAGTAATCAATGAGAGATCTACTAACAATAACGACATTCATCCAAGTGCTATACACCTATATCAATTTCAAAGTAGACAGAGAGAGTATCAAAcataataaaatgaaagataattcATAGTAGCTATACAGGAAATTACCAAGCTTGACTTGCATCATCTGAATCATCACATAATGCAAGACCAAAATCATTTTGGTGGGGGTGACACATTTTTCCTGCAGGCTTCTTCCAGATCGCAGTGTTACCATCTACAACTATCAGTTCATAGCACAATGCTCTTGCTACAGCCTGGAGATCAGACCATTCTTTATCTTGTTTAGCCCACTGAACAGGGGGGCCAGAAATGACCAAATATCCACCAGGACGAAGTAATCTATCCACTTCAATAAAATAGGTTGCATCTGCAAAGCATATTTTCTGCATTAGAGAAGCAGCAAGCCTTCATGATTCAAATATATGGAAAAGGTCAGTAGTGAAGAATAACTCACTGTAGGCTGTAAAAGGGATCAAACAGCGAGAACAATGAACTAAGTCAAATCCAAATGCAGGGAATGGCAGTCGACGAGTGCCAAGCATGGCAACGAAGGCTGGTATTCCTCTTTCCAGAGCAAATTGTATCTGTGATTTATGTGAATCTCTTGGAGCAAAAGACATGGCTAACATATTTTGAGCTAGTAAATATCCTCCAAAACTAGCAACCTGTAAAAGCAAGATATATATTTCATGTTAAACAGCAATAAAATCTAGTACGATCTCAGAAACAAAAATGGAAAACTAGCTCTTACCCCGCACCCCATGTCAAGAGCAGTCCTCATAACACCGTCACGTATAGGAATGTATTGAGCAAGCTTTTCAATATACTGCTCTGCTCCATCTGGAAACATTGTACCACCACCAGGGAATATAAAGTGTTGACCTTCACGCTTCATCCATCCCTGGTGACCTTTCCTGTCAGCAATTTTGTTGTGTGGCATGTTATCGTGCCATATCTGCAAATTTGGAAGGAGGATTGAAGAATGAGAAATAAAACTAGCTTTATTTATTTCATACTTAAAAAAACCACTTAATTCAAATATCTTTGATTTTCAAAGGAATATGTTATAACTCAAGTGAGCCTTTTATATTCCTAGGAAAaaccattttaaaaaaaagaatttaattttgatacactgttAGTGTAAAACAGTTTTAATGTGCATTCAATCATATAACACCACCTTAGCAACAATAATTACATTGACAGCATGAATGGTTATCCAAAAGAATACATATAATTAAACAACTGTTTAAAACGTTTTATACtatagtgcatcaaaattaaactctttaaaGAATATTAATGAATTCATAATAATAGAACATATGAAGCCCTACACATTAGGGAGCTTTCTCTGTCCTAGTTACTCTAGAAACTACATAAGTTCAGTTCAACCGTCTAAATATCAGCAAGCATTTCGGTAATCATAACTCTAAGTCTCTAAATTAGATACATGCATCAAGTTCACTTCTATGGCTAAGTAGCCATGTAGCCTTAATCCTAATTTTCTAGTTCCAAACAGAAAGTATCTACGCGAAATTTTTACAAGGCTATATCATTTCGCAACACGGAATCAGCTACAAGCAAAATCAAGAACGCTGCACTAAAAATTAAACAAGCAGAGTTGAGAGCATAGAAGAACCTTATGCAAGCTCTCCGGCCAGTGAACCGGGATCCGGTACCCCTTGGGCGGCGGAATCAAGCAGAGAGGAGTATCAATATGGCGAGGGCAGTGTCGCTCTCTGTAGAAGTTCATCTCCCTACTCAGCAACCTGTTCACTCTCGGATCCTCGCAGGGCATGTGGTCTACCTCCTCCGCCGAGCACGCGTCAAGGAAGCCGCCTCCGCCACGTGGCTCCCCGTTCTCAATTGCCGAGACGAGGGGGAGGCGGTGGCGCGGGTCGGAGGAGCGGAGGAGGGTGTTGCGGCCCGATGCGGCGAGGGAGTCGCCGAAATGTGTGAAAGCCATGAGGAAGAATATAGCgacaaggaagaagaagaacaaggttATGAGGTCGAGAAGGCGCCATTGGCGAGGGTTGATTATGGCGGTAATGAAGTTGGTGCTGCTCCGTTTTGAAGATAGAGCCATGTTTTGAGATCGGAAGTTGGGGTTTTGAAGTGTGTATGTTAAGTGTTTGACGAAAAGTGTGTGTGAGATATTAGATTTGGATCTTCGTACTCACATTCTCATACACTGTAGGATCTCATATTCTTGGCTAAGCCACTTCTGGTAAATGCTGCCATCACATGTTATGCGTCGTGTAATGTGAACCTGCGTTGCTTCATGGTATTGGTAACGATGTAAAGAATTTTAATCTTAAATCACATTTTaagtattcaatttaaaaattagttattttagttATATCATAATAAGCTGTTTTACATTGCAAGTtcataaaagaatttaattacaTTTATTACATTAACGAAGTATTTGACTTCACCCCTATTTATTATGCCGATTATGCTACTTACatattaaaatcagtcattaaaattaattattagtaaaaaatatatgttaaaatatagatatatataatttatacacaaatatattagtaactaattttaatgttaattttaatgtatGAATAACATTTTTGTTATTCTGATGTTGGCGAAATCGTGTTTTTAGATATAGATGTAATAAAAGTTAGGATAATTTACATAGAACTTGTTTGAAACCAATTAccatgagaaaaaaaattatttcatttctatttaaaatttaattttataatttaaaatgaatataatatattaaaagaatagaatttaaatttaaagaatgTGAGAATAGATTTGAAAATCATATTACTTTTCGTCTgatttataaatgaaaaaaaatgagaatttaaatttttaaaagaatttaaatcattcatttttagttattttaaattaagaaaaaaattcttAGTGAATTTTATTCCTAACATTTTAAACaagtttataaataatttaaatgcaCTTCAATATTATACCAATGTCataaaacgaaaaaaatattacatatatattcGATTTTGCACATATTCTATGTAAATTGAAGCTAGTTGACTTGATTTACACTAACTTTATgtaaattgaattagtggaattcaattTAGTTAGagtagtagtaaatcgaatctagttgatttgatttactatttATACAACTTAGTGATATTTATTGTTccatttattgttttaaatttataaatttataaaaatataaattttttagaatttaaactaaaacacaaaaattaaatttttattcttatttattttgatttttttgatattttatttgaattcaaatggAGTATTTCTTTTTTGACATTTATgctttaatattttatatcaataaactATACAAATAGTAAACTACTACTCTAGTTAAATCGAattcaattaattcaatttaCGTATATTTAGTATACTAGTAGATTAGTAGTATaatgtaaatcaaattaaattaattcgatttatataaatatataaataaaatagacatataattaaattatgtttAAGATCTCTGCATAATTTTAAATTCCAAACAATTTATTAACGTGAAATACCCTAAAATTTATATGTAAGTAAGTTTCATAACCTATGAATGCCATGTTCAATTCTATACTATAATCGATTACAAACCATTCCCTATTATTTTcacaagtaaaaaaaattgttattcaaCAATTTATAAGTTCGGATTCAACAAAAAATGTGTGAATATATATATCGCATTTTTTTAACCTcaattattttgttagtttaaCCGAAAATTGTTGGATAATTTTCGGTGTTAAAATTGTTTTTCCGTTTATAGTGGTTTGCGAAGAATGAGATATTTAACTCTAGAATCTTACTAAAgtaatatatagagtaaaaatctAATCTGATCcttccaaaaaaaaagaaacatttttcaatcttcaacttttttattttagaataattcGATCTTTTTATTAAAACATCTGTTAAAtagtaacaaaaattaattttgtgagAATTTTAAACTTCCACAaagtattaataaatttattttgaaaatattcttTTATCGGTAGTGGTTCAATGGAAAAAGACCATTATTAAAAATGATGTCACAGACAAAAAATAATTGTAGTTCAAACTACAAAgaccttttaaaaaaaatagtatcgaacaagaaatgaaataagataacattaatattaattatattagcgGCTCAACAAGCACTAacgtgcctgttcagccgcttttctatcgtttttaagaaattaattttattttttgttaatatatcattcactttttaaattttttagataaatatttttttcattttaatattaatgtgaccttatttatatcatattttattaaaattataatttttataaaaaaattttaaaatattaaattataaaatcacATAATAAAGAGGTATAAATATTatcagaaaaaatataatttaaaaaataatgataataatatttagaaatattatttacaaatttaactatttataattgttattaagtttaattatttatttttaatcatatttaatttgaagtcgagataaaaatttatattcaaagcaCACTCTATCTTTAtacataattttaattgataaaaaatattttatttttttaattttatatttagtttttaaaattttctttaatttcattattttttaaattattaatttatactttttattatattatcttgctatatcaaacactattctttctcttACTATTATTCTCTATACACATACCTGTCATTgtctcatcatcattattatattattttgttctcctttctcattttttcttataaccatctattctgttaacttttatgagtGAGTGATTGAAGTTTTGTTAAAAGAAGTAAAACATAacgcttttaattttttttcaattatcaaaatttgatatcAGTAATCCTAAAAAagcaatatcaaaatatattatttttaactaaaataatacataattgtaagctttttaactaataattataaatgtaagTTGTAATTTAATATAGTAACTTGGGACAAAAGACAGCCATTGCTATCTATATTTGACTGCTACTATATAAGtttcacatttattttattttgaacattaattaaa
The sequence above is drawn from the Arachis hypogaea cultivar Tifrunner chromosome 4, arahy.Tifrunner.gnm2.J5K5, whole genome shotgun sequence genome and encodes:
- the LOC112797373 gene encoding probable pectin methyltransferase QUA3; the protein is MALSSKRSSTNFITAIINPRQWRLLDLITLFFFFLVAIFFLMAFTHFGDSLAASGRNTLLRSSDPRHRLPLVSAIENGEPRGGGGFLDACSAEEVDHMPCEDPRVNRLLSREMNFYRERHCPRHIDTPLCLIPPPKGYRIPVHWPESLHKIWHDNMPHNKIADRKGHQGWMKREGQHFIFPGGGTMFPDGAEQYIEKLAQYIPIRDGVMRTALDMGCGVASFGGYLLAQNMLAMSFAPRDSHKSQIQFALERGIPAFVAMLGTRRLPFPAFGFDLVHCSRCLIPFTAYNATYFIEVDRLLRPGGYLVISGPPVQWAKQDKEWSDLQAVARALCYELIVVDGNTAIWKKPAGKMCHPHQNDFGLALCDDSDDASQAWYFKLKRCVTRTSSVKGEYAIGQIPKWPERLNTVPPRSTVMKNEAHLYEADNKRWIRRVMHYKKSLHIKLGTPAVRNVMDMNALFGGFAAALISDPVWVMNVVPADKPSTLDVIYDRGLIGLYHDWCEPFSTYPRTYDLLHATNIGSLIKDPTSGESRCSLVDLMVEMDRILRPEGTVVVRDTPEVTEKVARVSEAVRWKATIYDKEPESHAQEKILVATKTFWKQ